The following are encoded together in the Lathyrus oleraceus cultivar Zhongwan6 chromosome 3, CAAS_Psat_ZW6_1.0, whole genome shotgun sequence genome:
- the LOC127131106 gene encoding secreted RxLR effector protein 161-like: MEDAKSIDTPMYKNGNLEINENGKDVNVKKYRGMIGSLPYLTASRSDIMFSVCMCAHYQSASKGFDLKAVKRILRYLHGTYKYGVWYSKGSDCNLVGYTDYDFSGCNSDRKSTSGTFQMFSNFLVSWHSKKHVSIALSTAKEEYIVAGSRYAQIMRLK; this comes from the coding sequence ATGGAAGATGCAAAATCAATTGACACTCCAATGTACAAAAATGGAAACTTGGAAATaaatgaaaatggtaaggatgttAATGTCAAGaagtatagaggtatgattggttctcttCCATATCTTACTGCATCTAGGTCggacattatgtttagcgtgtgtatgtgtGCTCATTATCAATCGGCTTCTAAGGGATTTGATTTAAAAGCCGTAAAACGCATTCTTAGGTATCTTCATGGTACATATAAGTATGGGGTTTGGTATTCTAAGGGAAGTGATTGTAATTTGGTTGGTTATACTGATTATGATTTTTCTGGTTGCAATTCGGATAGGAAGAGTACTAGTGGAACTTTCCAAATGTTTTCAAACTTCTtagtaagttggcatagcaagaaacatGTTTCTATTGCTTTGTCAACTGCCAAGGAGGAATACATAGTAGCCGGTAGTCGTTATGCTCAAATTATGCGGCTAAAATAA